A single region of the Silene latifolia isolate original U9 population chromosome 8, ASM4854445v1, whole genome shotgun sequence genome encodes:
- the LOC141594894 gene encoding protein FAR1-RELATED SEQUENCE 5-like: MIKKGEGVWVVVPKCGVHNHKFGKFLEGHRRRAKFTEEQKELIKQYRQSRVKPGMVRHAFTLRYPDQPPPILKQIYNENARLSAKDRDGRNSVQYMLHLANQVNYLSECIKHPKTKKLTHAWFTHPEAVQMFKVWPNVILIDSTYKTNKYSLILVQCVGVTPVGKSFLIGYALIANEGKEGYKWVLRRLESLLEPGVRPTVIVRDHERGLIAALPAVFCTSHHFCAYFTYTPQLRLEQRTWRGMVILGKH, encoded by the coding sequence atgataaaaaaaggTGAAGGTGTGTGGGTTGTTGTTCCGAAGTGCGGGGTTCACAATCACAAGTTTGGAAAGTTTCTAGAAGGTCATAGGCGTAGAGCGAAATTTACTGAAGAACAGAAAGAATTGATTAAGCAATATCGACAGTCTCGTGTGAAACCGGGGATGGTTAGACACGCTTTTACGCTTCGGTATCCTGATCAACCGCCTCCGATTCTGAAACAAATTTATAATGAGAATGCCCGATTGAGTGCGAAGGATAGAGATGGGAGAAATAGTGTGCAATATATGTTGCATTTAGCGAACCAAGTTAACTACCTTAGTGAGTGCATCAAACATCCTAAAACAAAAAAACTTACACATGCTTGGTTTACTCATCCAGAGGCGGTGCAAATGTTTAAAGTGTGGCCAAATGTTATTCTAATCGACTCCACCTACAAGACAAATAAATACAGTCTTATATTGGTTCAATGTGTAGGCGTCACACCCGTTGGAAAAAGTTTTTTGATAGGTTACGCGTTAATTGCGAATGAGGGTAAAGAAGGGTATAAGTGGGTTTTGAGAAGGTTAGAGTCATTGTTGGAACCAGGTGTGAGGCCAACAGTCATAGTTAGGGATCACGAGCGTGGTCTAATTGCTGCACTTCCTGCTGTATTTTGTACTTCCCATCATTTTTGTGCTTATTTCACGTATACACCGCAATTGAGGCTAGAGCAAAGAACATGGAGAGGAATGGTAATTTTGGGAAAGCATTAG
- the LOC141594893 gene encoding uncharacterized protein LOC141594893, translating into MEFFTVKSAYWLGMRGRIGQQGDLWRQIWTLNAPPKLCHFAWRACNNTLAVRAYLWRRHIIDDASCAVCGAAIEDVVHALLECNTIQEVWNGFKYMDIINNAIGNDGQRNLDTILQLFDAQEKCDFLVRAWATWIVRNSHYFEESPALPLQVVVGFLRLVDDYRTYA; encoded by the coding sequence ATGGAGTTTTTCACGGTCAAATCTGCATATTGGTTGGGTATGAGGGGTCGTATTGGCCAGCAAGGGGATCTATGGAGGCAAATATGGACCCTGAATGCACCACCAAAGCTCTGCCACTTCGCATGGAGGGCGTGTAATAATACTCTCGCGGTTCGAGCATACTTGTGGAGGCGTCATATCATCGATGATGCATCGTGTGCTGTATGTGGGGCTGCTATAGAAGATGTTGTCCATGCTTTACTGGAGTGTAATACAATTCAAGAAGTGTGGAATGGATTTAAATATATGGATATAATTAATAATGCTATTGGAAACGATGGCCAAAGGAATTTAGATACCATTCTACAGCTTTTCGATGCGCAGGAAAAGTGCGATTTTTTGGTTCGAGCATGGGCAACATGGATAGTACGTAACTCTCATTATTTTGAGGAAAGTCCAGCTCTGCCCTTACAGGTGGTTGTGGGTTTTTTAAGGCTCGTTGATGATTACCGTACTTATGCTTAA